The DNA sequence ACTACATCTAAACGGCCCCGACTGATTCTTCCCTTCTGCCTATCCATTCTTGCTCATTCGACGATCATATTATAACCGACCAACCATGTCTTGATTATCGGGGATTTTTGATGAATTACCTCCCCAAtatttctcttctccattgttttgatatcatccgaCTGTACAATATGAACTTCCCAAATCTCATAGAGCCAGGTGGAACCAGTGCTTCATGTTATGTGTGATAGTAGCCATTGCTAATTTTGCTGGATgttcttgtttcttcctttcctctctttgtATCCATTTCCCCGACTGCTGCCTTGGTGTGGGTTTCGGCTACGACTGGATGGCGATATCTCAGCCCACGGCAACAGTGTCATTTCCATACATAAGTTGGTTTAATGGTCTGCCTGGCGTATTCGGCGTTTGCTGCTATTGACTGCAAGATCAACGCTCCACTCTCCTCATCACTTGCATCTGGATCTATGTCCAGCTCGTTTGccattatatattttagtcTTACAGCCATGAGAAGTCATTATCTATAACTTTTTCCTGAGCTACTCGGGATACATTCACTACTAAATACTCTAGTGCTGATGCAAAATAACCTTGAATTTCGAAGGGAATCAAACTTTTGTTACCGCCATGCCGTAATCGTGGGCGTaagtatatgtatatatttatattcaaTCTGTAACATGAGGACCAATCCTTTCCGAAATACAAACAGCCAGGGTTAGATGGAAAATATTTAATATGAATGATTCCTtatagaaaacaagacacTAAAAATATATGAACATTAGAgcattttcttatttattgACCACGTCCGGCACCACCGGCACCACCggcgccaccaccacccatTAGATTCCGAGCCCTGCACAAGTTAATTAGCTTCAGCGCCACATTAACATTTCCACAGGTGTAAAGCTTACATGTCAGCGATGTTAGGGTCGCTCATCAGGCTCGACATATCCGGcataccaccaccacggCCGAAGTTATCTGCCATCTGTCTCAACTGAGGGTTGCTCATGAGGTTGTTGAGCATGTCCGGGTTGCTCATCAGGTTCTGAGCCATGCTGGAGAACATAGGGTTATTCATGAGGGAGCTAAGGTCGGGCATgccgccaccgccaccgcGGCCACCACCCATCAAGCCGGCGAGGGAAGAGAGGTCTGGCATGCCGCCAGCACCACGGCTTGCGCCAGCGgcatcatcaacagcatcagcAGGAGGTTCGGCACCACGAGTAGATTCCGCGATCTTCCTCTTGGAGGTCTCCAAACCTCTCTTCATGGCCTCGCTGCCGCCATTACCTTCAGCTTCGATGCCCTTCTCATAGGCCTCCTTAGCGCCGTGGAAATCAGCCAAGTCAAAGCGAGCAAGACCCAGACGGCTCCATGCCTTGGAATACTTGGGGTCGACGGCAGTGGCGAGCTCGGCATCCTCGGCGGCCTTCTCGTGTTGACCGGAGGCGGAATAGGCAGCAGCACGGTTGGAGAGGTAGATAGGGTTGGAGGGGGCAATGGACAAAGCCTTGGTGTAGAGATCGATAGCAGAGTTGTAGTCCTTGCGCGCCATGGCAGCATTACCCTCCGACTTCAGCTTGTCAGACTCGGCAGTAGGAGCACCAGCCTGGGGCTTCTGGCTCGAGCTGGTCTGCGCTCCGGCGCCAGCAGAGTCACCCTTGTTGCGGAGCTTCTCGTAGACACTATAGATGTTTGCAAGAGACTGACCGCCGACAGCGTCCTTCACAGCAGCCTCATCGGAAGGGTCAACCTTGAAGGTATCCGCGATGCACGACTGAGCGATTTCGATCGATTCTGCGTCATCAGCAGTAAGGGTTCCATCCTTCAAACTGGAGCCCAGAAAGTCGATGATTGCAAGCGCCAAGCGCTTCTTGGACTCGGTAGGAGCCTAGAGATGGAGTAAGTTAGTATGAAAATCAAACATAGAATTCTCAACAGAGTACTCATGCCATGATATGAGATTAGCCGGGGTATCGCTGTAGAAGAGCTTCACTTGTCTGGAGAAAGATCACCGTCGCGGGGGATTTTGAATGCGGGGACCAAATCAGTAAACTTACTGTAAGCTGTACTGTTTGGCACGTTTGCCTGCAAGATCCCGTGCACGTGATAGCCGTTGCTGCCGTCACCCTCAACATCCGATATACACTTGCGCTTCTATACGTCGCAACCGGAAAAAGTATTAGATGATTATGGTCGGTTATTCCGGGATTGACTCTGTCCCGAGTCCGACAGAATAAGTCTTCTACGcccgacgaagatgactcAATGTCAGCTCGCTCTTCACGACTTTCTCACCTGTGACGAGCCATGTACTGGCCCAATGGAGTACCTCGGGTCTATGCGGTCAATGGCCCTGCGATTCCCTTCGTGCCGTCCGACGATATTGAAGAATTAGATTTGGAGCGCTCTGTGGAACAGAGACTATCGCTGAATGACAATGGGCCCAAGGAACCATCCAGGGCGGAGGTTGCCTGGGCTGACGAGGCCATTGACGGCATCTGCGTCTCTCGGAGTGGTCATATGTTTGCGACTATGACAGCTACTTCAATAGCTGTGTGGCAAACAAGAGTATGTCTCGGTTGAGTGATAACTACTTCGACGTATACATGTGTTGACTGGTCCCTAGCCGACCGCGGTTGTCGCCGCTGTCGCCCGATCCGCTTCGTCACTTAGCACTTATGGTCCGAATCTAGCTCTGCTGATGCACCCCGACTCGACGATAATCGTTGTTCAGACGCTCAACGGATACCTCCTCACCTATACAGTTGCTACCGATCCACATGGTCATGTTTATCAGCAGCATTTCGATCACTCTGCCCAAAGCCGCCGGCAGCAGCTTGCCCGTGAGGAAGATGCGAATGGCGTCCGGGATGCCAGTATTCGCTTTAGGATGGCTATCAAGATAGAGTCTGGGATTGTGAAAGCTCTGGCGCTGGACAACGAGCTTGTGGTAGCTACCGTGAAACCCGCGGCAATTCAATGCATTCGATGGACACCTGATGCGCACGGAGCCCAAACGACCTCGGAATTGCTAAGTCGCATATTGGGGGTGTCTAAGCGGACATCCATTACGGAGATGGTGTACGATCGTGCTATCAACCTCTTAGTGTGGGTTACGAATGAAGGACAGGCGTACGCAGTCCAACGCGTACCTGAGGGCTCGCGTGATCCGGAGAGCCCAAAGAAGCTCTTCAACGGTCACTGCTTCCACAGTCCGAAGAACGACGGCGAGAAAGCGCTCAGGGTTGCCGTCAATGCTCGGTTCTCGCTGCTTACTGTGAACTGCGCCAACGGTGACATCTTTGTGTATACTGCTAAAGATTACCTTGGAAATGTCCCACTATCTCATAAACTGCAACTCCCAGCATCGCCTCATACAACAGGCAATTTAAGCTTCATGTCCTATTCGCCGGATGGCTACTGTCTCTTCGCAGGCTACGAACGTGGTTGGACAACATGGAGCGTGTTCGGCAAGCCGGGAGGGAATAGTTTCTCGACGGACAGGTCTCTTGCCGAGACCAATGCCGAGGATTGGCTCACAGGAGTCTCATATGGATGTTGGATAGGTGGAGGCTCAGATATCATCTTGACCGCACAGAATGATCGTCGCCTATGGATTCTGGAGACGGCACGGAGCGCATTGACAGGCTGCTTTTCATCCGCGAATCTTGCTAGAGGATTACTACAAACTGGAACCGAGATCATTCTGTATCGAGGGCATGACTTACCC is a window from the Aspergillus oryzae RIB40 DNA, chromosome 6 genome containing:
- a CDS encoding putative Hsc70 cochaperone (SGT) (TPR repeat-containing protein), translating into MSPLAQFTAPTESKKRLALAIIDFLGSSLKDGTLTADDAESIEIAQSCIADTFKVDPSDEAAVKDAVGGQSLANIYSVYEKLRNKGDSAGAGAQTSSSQKPQAGAPTAESDKLKSEGNAAMARKDYNSAIDLYTKALSIAPSNPIYLSNRAAAYSASGQHEKAAEDAELATAVDPKYSKAWSRLGLARFDLADFHGAKEAYEKGIEAEGNGGSEAMKRGLETSKRKIAESTRGAEPPADAVDDAAGASRGAGGMPDLSSLAGLMGGGRGGGGGMPDLSSLMNNPMFSSMAQNLMSNPDMLNNLMSNPQLRQMADNFGRGGGMPDMSSLMSDPNIADMARNLMGGGGAGGAGGAGRGQ